The Chanos chanos chromosome 9, fChaCha1.1, whole genome shotgun sequence genome includes the window CCACTTAGATTTGTGTGCAGAGTGTTTTATGATTTGTCTCTGAAATACATTTGCTATAGCATGTGAGGGGATTTTCATTCCAAACCTGACAACGGGCACACAatgtaaatatctttttgtttattctgaTGGAGTAATAACCAGAGAGGCATTTTGACtatccatgttttttttgtgttcaaatGGTTTTGTAATTAGCCTGTGACACACGTTAGCTGTAAACTGGGATTTTCATTCCAAACCTGACAGCCAATAGAAAACCGCAAGACTTATTTCTCAAACCCACGAACTTGTGACTTTTCTTCTGTTATGTGTGACTAATTGTACAGTTCTGTTTGTCTTActagtatttatttatatttattcatctatttattttaatattaaacattgacaacaaaaatacaattcTTCTGTCTGTATTGTTGTAGAAGATTGCACTttcacatatttgtgtgtgggtttttttttttttacttgttctAGAATTAGTTCTATAGTGTAATATATGCTGTTACTGTATAGTTCTGGTTTTCATAATTGTAACACTgataatgaaaaaatattttcttcagtttaaagaagttttttttttgtcttttggggGTGACAGGGGCACAGCACCACAAAGCAATTACACTTAGGGCACCCAAATGGCCAGCAGCAGccctgtttaaatgtttaaatgattatttaCTCAAATGACGATTTTactaagttgttttttttcagagagaagtTTCTCTTGTTAAAGACAAAGGATAAAGCACAGAGTAAAGAAGAGTACAAAAATTAATACTAAATTAATACTAAAAGTTGACATCTAGACTATGGGCATATCTTTCATCAGTACAGAAATGATGGGATTGGGATAGAACACATTTGTTTCCTCCTTCCTATGGGTTTGTATCTTCTGGATTCGTTCCCTGACTCACAATAAGTCATGTGATAGAAAGCTCTCCATGATGTTTTTGTCATAGAATTGTTTGTTGTCTGAAGCCAGAGACATGCGTAAGTGATTCCAGAACAGCGGCTGGGCCCGTGGGTTCCTGGACCAGGACACAACTGACTTCTTACACAGCCTCTTTCTCATCTGGAGATATTTTAGCTTGGGAAACAGAGGATCCAACAAAACAAGAACTGCCACATCTACCTTCTCATCCAGCAACCTCTGCTGTACAAGGAGAAATGATTGCCGGACCACCCCACTTACCCGAGCGTACCCATTTGGATTAGTGAGTATAAATACGGTTTTCTTGCTGTTGTAAACTGCATTGTGAAGGTTCTCAATGCACGAAACGCCTGGTACCCAGTCTCGCTCCTCCAAGCATAGCCTGAACCTCCTCCTCCCACTGGTTTCTAGGTTGATGATCATTTCATTGTAGATCCAATCCCTAACTGCCTGGTTCTTTGTGTCAAATACCACAAATGCATCAAACTGGCCATCTTCCTTGCTGTTACCATTAAGCGGGGTGTAGCCCTTGTGTCCTGCCCAAAGTATCTGGATGCAGTACCACAGGTCCCAGCCATAAAGGTGTCTCATAAGTGGGAGAGAAGTCACTAAAATAATCAAAAGGAGCGTAGATAGGAAGGCCACACTGCCAAATATCTCCTGGCAGGAACGTGGGTCTATAGACAAGACATTTACCCCACGCTGTGATTCTGGGAACTCACATCGGACATCTGTGGTCAGGTGTGGGACATTAACAGGGGTCTTTCGCAGAAATTCGGCAAACCAGGAACTGGAGCAGCTGCAAGTGAAAGGGTTCACATGCAATGTCAGTTTGCAAGGTAATCTGTGGCAGATGTCAGTGACACCTCGTACTGCAGGAGGAAAGCTTAAGAACTCAAGAGTCATGAGCTGGTTATTGTTTAGCATAAGGTTCTTAAGGGCTGTTGCCTGGCTGAAGAAGGCCTCTGGAATTGCATTGATACGGTTATGGCTCAGGTCCAAGCTCGTGAGATTGGGTCCAAATTGAATGGCAATGTCGGGTAAGTCTGAAAGATGGTTTCCGCTGAGGTTCAGATAGCAGAGTTTACCTAGAACTGAGATGTTTCTCCACGGGAAGTAATTTAGCAGGTTGGAATCAACTCTGAGCACACGTAGACTTGGAGGAAGGTTGATAAATGCCTCTGGGGAAAATGATATGAGCTGGTTCTGGGATATGTCCAGATGTGTAAGGTTAGTTAAATTCTGGAAGAAGTGTAAATATTGATCACCCCTTGAGTCCCACATGATGTCCAGACGATTCCcggagaaaaataaatatttaagggAAGCACTTGTCAGATTTTTGGATATCCGAATGCCAATGTTGTTGTTTGAAAGACTTAGTGCTTCCAGCGAGGTCAGTTTTTTCAGGAATGTGAAGTTGTGACCCATTCCCCGCATAAGGAAATGGAATTCATTATTGCTGAGATCCAGAGCTTTCAGAGTGGGTGCTAACTCCTGGAAGGCCTCCTCAAAATACAGGTCAATGCGGTTATATGCCAGGTTAAGGTATGACAGGTTGCTAAGGGGAGAAAATTGCTGGCCATTTAAGGTTTGACTCATATAGTTGTAGGACAGGTCTAAGCACTCAGCTTTTTCTATACCTCTAAAGACACTTGCATTTAAGAGTGGGATGTTATTCTGGGATAGATcaaaaaatatctttttcttGCAGAGCTGTGCTTGAAAAAACTTCATGGAATAACCCAGGGGACATGCATCCTCTCCGCCGATCTCCTGTCCAGATTGTAGTCTTTCATTGTCGGAGTCTACAAGATTACGGGTCTGATCATTCTCTCTATTAACTTGTATCAGGGGGTTTGACTGCCATTCAGTATGTTTGGCTGAGCTGCATGGATTAAAGCTAATCATATTCTGGGACAGCACCACCTTTTTCAGAGCTTTTAACTGGTTGAGGGCACTCATGTTGCAAGAATTGATGAAGTTCATGCGCAACTCCAGGTACTCAAGCCCTGGCAAGCGGATAAGATGCTCAATACTCCGGTTGGTTAGCTGATGAAAGAAAAACCCACTCAGAAATAGGTACCTTAATGAAGTCATTTTGCCAATGGAAGGTGACAGGACTAGTTCAGAAAAGCTTTTAAGCGGCTCATAGTTATAACGAAGGTTCAGTGATTGGACCTTTGGTAACTCCTGGAAAAAGGTGCCATTTTGAATGGGATAGGCAAGAAGGTTGTCTGAGAGGTCAAGAGTCTGAAGCTTTTTTAGTGGGGCAAAGAGTCCATGGGTAATAGAGCGGAGGGAGTTACCTCGGAGGCTGAGGGTAGTTAGTGATTCAGCCTGGCCATGAAAGGCACGTGGATGCAGTTGGAGAGCTGTGTCGTTGGGGCATGGGAAGCATGGCTGAGCAGCATGGTCGCATCGTTGGCAGTTCCACGCCAGGTCGAGGTAGTAAAGCCGGGTAAGGTTTGCAAAGGAGTCCTCTGTGATTTCTGTGATGTTGTTCTCTTGTAAGTCCAGGCTTTCCAGGGAACGGGGGAGGTTTGTGGGAATATATGTCACGTTGCTGAAACCAAGGGTGAGGTTCTGAAGCTCTGGCAGGTCCTGAAACACCCGTGGGCTAATGAAGAAGGCCTGGTTGCAGGGGTTGGCATAGTAGCAGTTTTTTGCAAGTAGTAGCTGTTTGAGGAATGGCGTACCTAGAGGTTGGTCAATGTAAAAGAGGTGGTTATATTCCAGTCCCAGGATCCTAAGGTGTTCTGGTAGAAGAGGGATGGAAGTTAAGCTATTTCCTGCTAACAGGAGTGAGCTGAGGTTCTTGAGGCTGACGAAAGCGTTCGGATCTATTGTCAGATTGCATGATGGTGTGTGCAGTGACTTAAGTCGATCTGGCAGACAGTTCCAGCTCAGACTAAGTGACTGTAGGTTCGGTATGCCTGTGAAGTCATCATGCTTGATCTGACGAATCCGATTTCCATCTAGGTTCAGTGatacaacagagagagatttgatcCGAGGAACCCTTGTGAGGTTTCTTTGCTGGCAGTCTACAGAAAAGTCACCATGCCAGGTGATTTTATCATCACATGGGAAGAATTTGGGATTTGCAGTGTTGACCAAGGGTGCCTGGTAGCATATTAAGAAGACGATGATTCCAAGAATGAACATGACCTGGGTGAGATTTACACAAGTGTGAACTCAGATGATTAAAGGAAAAGAGTACAGAAATGGAATTACTGAAGTTAATGCTCAATTCTGCTGATCTGCGATCCATTTAGATGAAAATTTTGGTTCAAAGTCATAGTTCACAGGTTTtactttgattttgtttttattttccatattttctATGTAACTTTAGTGCTGTACATTAATGAACTATAACTCCTCCAACTTGATTATAATCCAAATTTTGCAATTATCAGAATACTTAACAAAATCTATACCTGTATCATATTCTGCTGCacttaaaaaagtaaaaaaaaaaaaaaaaagtaagtctACATGTAGAATACACATTTCTGGAGCCTGTATGGTGTTGTGTAATATTATTCAAACAGATCTTGGATATACTGAGACATAACCTTTGCAGGTCATTGATTATGGATTACTATAcaataatgttttcattttatttttcaaacttcttttaaaaacaatacctagttaaataaagtgaaaaaaactTTACTCTTTTAAACTGgttacaataaattaaaattattttaagaagtttcataaaaatatattatttttagaAAACCAGTTCCTCCATATTTTTCACAGTAATATTattagagagaagaaaacatagACAATTGTGTGGACTGAGAACCCATACTatgtgcaatgtttttttttttaagtttttcaaTAGGACTTTAAGATTACCACTAAGTCtccagtaataataataaacaataaaagggCCATAGCAGAAAGTTAGAGGCAGAACATCATTAGAAAATACTACCAATCTACACCATTAACTCATCACAAATGACCTCTGTTCGTATCAAAATAGATTAATACATAATTAAATACAtaacaaattaattaataaataaaaattgccCTACCCATGAAAGTGATGGAAAAGCTCCAAGTAAGATCTCTAGTAAATGTGTTCTTCTGGCCAAGCCAAAAGACTCCACTGATAACACAACCTCTTTACATTACATGCAAATTTTCCAAGAAGTGAGAGTATCTCATGggtatacacatacacgtcaTTTAAAGCACAGATGTTCTGCAAATTCATCAGTACACTTTAACAGAGGAGGAAGTCATTTTAATCTGGCAACGATATTGTGTAACCACATCACGCTCCACCAAGATGCAAAAAAAGATGGCTTTATTCTTCCTCTTAATGgctgcacacaaaaaaaattcagttcatctgttttttctttaattaataGCATATCATTAAATCTTCAAAATGTGTCAAATGGTAATTCAGTTAATGAGCTTTAATGTATTAATCTGTGTACATTACCAATGGCTATTCCCAAAGTAAAGAAATGccccaaaataaaagaaaaagagcgaaGACTGAAAGTTAACATTACCTTGGTCATATTAATACATCTCTGagaacaaggggaaaaaaattacattgGTTTTATCAATACATCTCTGAGaacgagggaaaaaaagaaagaaatggtgcTTGAATCACATTTCCAGATCGACAGTATTTAAAATTGAAACAGAAAGGTTAGAAATCAaacagatccccccccccccccccgttatcatttataaatgtgtgcaGAAGATGGATGAACTTGTGGGGGGTTTTCATAGAAACAGATATCAGTGAGGAGAAGACTCTGCCTCCCTGTGGAGATGTCTGTGTTGTCAGCTCACGCCCAAAAGTGCAGGCAGAACTCTCATTTCaacagaagaaggagaagaggcgttagaaaagagagagaatgatggagacCATTTTgacaagagatgaaaaaaaaaaacaacacacacacatacgcacacataaacacacacaccatgtttcataaagagagagaattttattgAAAAACATCCATGGTTAACTGTGACATCAAAAATCATTAGAATAAAGGTTCATGCTTCTACAGCAGTCTCGGGTGAAGCACACATGAGGCTCTGGTAGTGTGTAAAGCTCAGCAGACAGTTACAGCCTGTTCTGCTTCTTAATGTTAGCCTAAAGGACTAGGCTTTGGCTTAGGACGTAAGTCAAAGCCTAAAATCATGTCTACCACCAGATGACAAGTTCACAAATTAATAATATTTTGGAGGAGAATGGGATTGTTAAAAACCCTCACCAGTGGATAGAATTTGTCTGAATATCTAGATTAGTCACATTGGGCAGAATTTCTAGAAAGAACAGTAATAATCGACAGATGACTGTTTATGCAAATGATTTTGTGTAAAAGGAAGTCGTTGGATATGTCAAACTtggaaagaaaatatgaaagtAACAACTCGACAAACAATCCGAAACAAGAGGAGTGTGCACCATAAAGTTTTGTGACAATTAATATCATAGCACTCCCTGTGAGCAGCTGGTTGAAGTAAGTCTGGGTTTGAGAAATGCTTGCTTTGGACTATTTGTTGAATCTCTTGCAAGGGAACCACCTAAACAGaaattaatcattaaaaaaagaatcaccCTTTGTCACATGAACAAGCCCGTTAATGATAAGTGCTTTAAAGAGCTCACGTCAACACCATTGCTATAATAACCTTGTTACAGAGCAGATGTTAAAACCGTGTATTCTGGAACAGTCCCTGTACCaactaaaactgaaacaggCAGTGCTGCAGTGCGACCTGAAAAAGCCAGTTGAAGACTTTCCACTTGCGACAGGACCTGAGGGAGGGTGTTAACTGACTGATGCCCCAGAGGAGAAATGCTTGATGATCCACAGGGCAATGTTCATGAACCTGTCTGATTCGCAGTCAACTTTGGACAGTGCGTGGTTATTGCCCGGGTACCAGAGCAACCTGAAAAAGTAATTCATGTTCAAGTCATTCATGTCCCATTAACACAAAAATGGGCTTGATTGGAGCACGTGTTTaaaagaagaataaataaaataaaatttacaaatgccacagacagcagcacagcaCTGCTCCACAATATATGAATTGTCTAAAAGCATACAGTTGCTCTTTTAAGTAAGCATAACTCAAAATTTACGGACTACATTACCCAGAAACCTATATGCCCCCATAATTTTGGCTTACCTGACTGGTACCTGCAGAGCCTTTAGGGATTTGTAGTATTCAATGCCTTGTTTGCTGGGCACACGTTTGTCATCCTCGCCCAGGGTTAACAATACTGGTGTCTTAACCTGAAGTAAACAATGGTTAAAATTCACAAGCTAACATTAACCTggttgggaaaaaaacaagataacAGTGTCTACATTTGTGAGACTCACACgtacattaaaagaaaaatacctTTGTGACATGTTTGATGGGTGATTTGTTCAACATCTTCTCCAAATGAGCAGGATCAGGGATGCAGTTAGTGTTATAATCAATACCAGCCTCCACCATACACCTGtcaacaaatgcacacaaagacacacacacaagggtagacgcagaaagagagagtgagattcaACCACTTACAGAGAAACTCATTACCATACCCTTCAATAAAAATTATGAGTTCATTAATACCCAAAAATATcagtatttattattttaactgtgGTGTCTTAACCGCACTATTATTAATGGTCCAATAACATTCCAAAGGCTCATAGAGCAGGTTTTATTCCCTCTTCAACCAGAGGTTAAAGCGTTAAagcattaaagaaaaatgtatgcAGCTGTGCAGTGATACATCTCATACCACTGATCTAGGGTTTAGTAACAGGCCATCAAGTTTCTCTGGCATTACCACTGGACTAAACCTGAACTACTGTCCCCACAGTGCAGTAGAATGTCATTACCAGTCAGGGATGTCGGTGCTTCCCACCATAGAGGCCATGTTAACAACAGGGTTTTGAGCCACACACGCCTTGTAGAAATCCGGGTACTGGCCAATCAGATGGCACGCCAGGAAGCCACCGTGAGACCCTCCCACGACCGCCACCTTCCTCTCGTCAAAGACGTCTCCCTTCAGCACGCTCTCCACAGCAAACTACACAGAAACAGCAAGTTTTTAAAGCTTGTTTACTGAGCAGAAGTAGGGAGCTGGTGTTTGATTGGTTCAGATAGGGTTTAGAGCAGTAAGGGTTTAGAGCAGGGTTTTTGTGaggatccaaaaaaaaaacaaaaaaacaaaaaaaccctccccagCCCAGTTAGTCAGGTCTAGACTCCTCACCAAAACGCACAGTTCAGATTCAGGACCTGTTTAACAGTACAACTatgctaaaattaaaaaaaaaaaaaaggctatagATGTGAAGGTGAAAAGAGGGAATGATTACTgcactgttattactgtaaaaataaagacagtgaCCGATTTAAAACTACTGATTCTCTTAAATCATAATTACGATGATTATGATATTGATGATCATTTTTCAAGTGTTAATTTCCCAGAACTGCACAGAACCATCCCAGAGTGTTATTTTCAATCCAGCATTAAAGTCAATCATGAGAGGGGATTGTTTTCAACACAACCCATAGCTGGATTTACTCGGTTTAGTGTAGATTAAATTAACACTACAGTGCattaacattacacacaactgacactctTAAGGGAACAAAGTTGAATTTGGTATGATCTTAATTTGTTGGTTTACCTGCACATCCTTGACATCTTGGGAGCCCACGTTTCCAGGCAACGAGAGAATGCTGTCCTGGCCGAAGCCCAGGGAACCTCGGTAATTCACtgcatcaaaacaacaacacacaaaaaacatcagacttatgccaaacaaacacaatgctCAACAAGCTTTGGGCTGGATTCCTGAAAGATTAGACTTCCCCTGTAATCAGAAGGTTATGTCTTTATGGGTAAACAAggctgtcttttttctctctctctctgtctgtccctctcacacacaagaGGAGGATAGGAGACAACACTTGAAAGACAGCGCTAAACCACACGAGACCAGGCTTAGCCAATCAATATGCAGAACTTGTCAACTCCAGGTTGTCTAACAGGGGACAATAATCTGGACTTAAGCACTTAACCCGAGCCATATCCAATCAATAGCAGACTTAACTCTTCCACCTGGTTCATCCAATCAATTCTTCAAATAGACAGACCACAAACAGAGGTGACCACACGCATGTCCAATCAGTTCCAGAGATTAAACAACCAATAACCTCAGGTTAAGTCAGACAGTCTCTGTTTGACCACCAGgtaacagcacaacacaaagcaaataacagaaaaaaaggagaagaaaaatgatgcGCCAACACAGTTCTTGTGATGAGTTGTAGTAATGAAGGTGGGAATGAACTCACCCAGTAAGACAGCAAAGCCCAATCTACAGAGAACAGCAGAAGACAGGAGCCAGTCTGCCACAAACACCGAATGCGGGCCACctgccagagggagagagagagagagagaaatagggggAGGGGTCACTCACACCAAAGCAGCACAAAATTGAAAACCCAGATCAAAACTCTGAGTCCTTtatagacagtgtttttttttcataaactaAGAGAAATCTGACACAGCATGCATAGGACTGTCCATCCATACTCTATCACACATTATCTCAGACTGGTGTTGTGTCATCTTGTCTTTATACAGACTGACTGTCTATCTGTACTCTATCACACATCATCTCAGACTGGTGCTGTGTTATATTGTCTTTATACAGACCATGTGGGATGACTATGAGTGGTGTTTTCACCCCCTCTTTGGTTTCCTTTGGTTTCAGCAGAATACCATCAAA containing:
- the tlr9 gene encoding toll-like receptor 9 gives rise to the protein MFILGIIVFLICYQAPLVNTANPKFFPCDDKITWHGDFSVDCQQRNLTRVPRIKSLSVVSLNLDGNRIRQIKHDDFTGIPNLQSLSLSWNCLPDRLKSLHTPSCNLTIDPNAFVSLKNLSSLLLAGNSLTSIPLLPEHLRILGLEYNHLFYIDQPLGTPFLKQLLLAKNCYYANPCNQAFFISPRVFQDLPELQNLTLGFSNVTYIPTNLPRSLESLDLQENNITEITEDSFANLTRLYYLDLAWNCQRCDHAAQPCFPCPNDTALQLHPRAFHGQAESLTTLSLRGNSLRSITHGLFAPLKKLQTLDLSDNLLAYPIQNGTFFQELPKVQSLNLRYNYEPLKSFSELVLSPSIGKMTSLRYLFLSGFFFHQLTNRSIEHLIRLPGLEYLELRMNFINSCNMSALNQLKALKKVVLSQNMISFNPCSSAKHTEWQSNPLIQVNRENDQTRNLVDSDNERLQSGQEIGGEDACPLGYSMKFFQAQLCKKKIFFDLSQNNIPLLNASVFRGIEKAECLDLSYNYMSQTLNGQQFSPLSNLSYLNLAYNRIDLYFEEAFQELAPTLKALDLSNNEFHFLMRGMGHNFTFLKKLTSLEALSLSNNNIGIRISKNLTSASLKYLFFSGNRLDIMWDSRGDQYLHFFQNLTNLTHLDISQNQLISFSPEAFINLPPSLRVLRVDSNLLNYFPWRNISVLGKLCYLNLSGNHLSDLPDIAIQFGPNLTSLDLSHNRINAIPEAFFSQATALKNLMLNNNQLMTLEFLSFPPAVRGVTDICHRLPCKLTLHVNPFTCSCSSSWFAEFLRKTPVNVPHLTTDVRCEFPESQRGVNVLSIDPRSCQEIFGSVAFLSTLLLIILVTSLPLMRHLYGWDLWYCIQILWAGHKGYTPLNGNSKEDGQFDAFVVFDTKNQAVRDWIYNEMIINLETSGRRRFRLCLEERDWVPGVSCIENLHNAVYNSKKTVFILTNPNGYARVSGVVRQSFLLVQQRLLDEKVDVAVLVLLDPLFPKLKYLQMRKRLCKKSVVSWSRNPRAQPLFWNHLRMSLASDNKQFYDKNIMESFLSHDLL